ACCGGGTCGGCGAGGAACTGCTGGCAGTGCGTGACGAGGCCGACGGGGACGTCGAGGTCGCCGACGAAGGCGGCGTCGTCGTGGAGGTAGGTCTGCTCGGCCCGGACCATCGGGTCCTCCTCGGCGTGAAACGCCGTCCAGAACGCCGCCGGGTCGATCCCCCACGCCTCCAGCTGGCGGTCCCGAGAGCCGGTCAGTCCGTTCCAGAGGACGTCGGCCTGCTGGTCGGTGAACTCGACGCCGAGACGGTCGCCGACGCGGTCGAACACCTCACGGGTGTAGGACCACTCGACGTCGACCAGCGTTCCGTCGAGGTCGAGCAACCAGAAGTCGTACTCGGAGACCATCGGGACGGTGCAATAGCACCTTCCGGTGTAAGTGTTTATCGCCTGCGCCCGACGCGGCTGCCCCCGCTCGCTACCTCGCCCCGGTGTCCACGCGCGGGTCCAGCACCGAGTACGCCAGATCCTGCAGGACGTTCCCCACGACGCCGGTCGCGACGATCACCATCGTCCCGCCCATCAACACGGGGAGGTCGCGCGTCCACACCGCGTTGTAGAACAACAGCCCGAGGCCGTCGATGCCGAACAGCGCCTCCAGGACGAAGACCGCGATGGCGAGCAGCGCCAGCGTCTCGGCGAACGCGAGCGAGACCAGCGGGATCGCCGCGTTCCGCAGGACGTGCCGGGCGACCGCGAGGCGGCCGCCGCCTTTCGCCCGGATCTGCTTTGCGCGGTCGGTCGAGACGTACTGCAGCGAGTACGCCCGCGAGTAGCTGACCATCCCGGCCAGCAGCGTCGACGTCACGAGCAGCGTCGGGAGGACGTACTCGTAGGCGAACGGCAACTGGTAGCTCTCGATCGTCGGCGGGTCCCGGCGGATGCTGAACGCCGGCTCGTACCGGAGGAACACGGTGCCGATCGCGGCGACGACCATCACGCCGATCCAGAAGTTCGGCAGCCCGAACGTCAGGTACGTCGCGCCGCGGGTCGTCCGGTCGCCGATGGTCCGGTCGGTCGTCGCGACGGCGACGCCGACGAGCAGGCCGGCGAGCAGCGCCAGCCCGAGCGCCGGAATCACGTACGACGCCGTCCGGAGCGTCGCCCGCATCACCGTGGGGAACGCCTCGGCGCCGGTGTGGTACGACTCGCCCCACTGCAGCGTGAACATGTTGGTCATCCAGTCGACGTACTGCTCGTGGAGGGGCCGGTCCAGCCCGCGCTCGGCGAGGTACTGCTCGCGCACCTCGGCGACCGCCTCGGGGTCGTAGTCCGGCCCGCGGCTCGCGCTGGCGAGGAGCGACCCGAGGCGGTAGTCGCGGGTCATCGTGAACATAGCGAACACCAGCGAGAGCACGGCCCAGATGGCGACCACCCCGGCGACGATCCGCCGGAGGACGAGTCGCCGGAGGCTCACGGGCGATCACCCGGCCGGGCGGCCGACGGAGGGGACATGCGTCGGCGGGAACGTCCGCCGCCCGTGACATAAGTGTTGGTGCTGAAACACCCTCAATATTTATGCTGGTCGGCTCGCGAGTACCGACGACCTTCGCCCTCGATGACCGACACGTCCCCAACCGACGTCTCCCGAGAGCCCGACGTCGCCGAGTTCGAACGGATCGACTGGGAACGCCTCGACGGCCCGTCCCGCCTGCTCTCCGCCGAGCGAATCGCCCTCGTCGTCGGCCTGTTCGTCCTCGGCGCCGTCTACCTCGCCTACCGCGTCAGGGGCAACGCCTACCTCGTGTGGCGGTGGAACGTCGGCCCCGCCGACTGGCTGCTGTTGCTCTCGGTCGTCTTCCTGATCGCCTACGGCCTCGTCCCGCTCCGGCGGAACCGCCGGACGCTCCGACGGCTCCTCGGCCGACTGCGCGCCCGCCCGCTGACGGCGCTGGCGCTCGTCTACCTCGGGGTCGTCCTCGTCGTCGGCTTCTACGGCCTCGTCGCGTTCGCCGCCGGCGAGTTGACCGACCTCACGCTGGATCGGTTCCAGCCTCCGTTCTGGAGCACCGTTCCCTACCAGGTGACCCGGACCGACTGCGCCGGCTACGTCGCCGACGGCTGGGACCTCTCCCGGCCCTGTCACGGCTCCTTGCAGTACCCGCTCGGGACCGACCGCTGGGGGTACGACATGATCGACCTCCTGATCGCGGGCGCGCGACCGGTCGTGTACCTGACGGTCGTGACCGTCGGCCTGATCGTGCCGCTGGCGACCGTCGTCGGCCTCGTCGCCGGCTACTACGGCGGCACCGTCGACGACCTCCTGATGGCCTACGTCGACGTGCAACTCAGCGTGCCGGCGATCGTCGTCTACCTGCTCGCGTTCATGTTCGTCGGCAACTCGATGTTCCTGCTGCTGGCGGCGTTCGGCCTGCTCTCGTGGGGCGGAGTCGCGAGACTCGTCCGCAGCGAGGCCCTCCAGCGCCGCGAGGAGGGGTTCGTCCTCGCCGCGCGCGCCGTCGGCGCCCCGTCGCGGTACGTCC
The Salinilacihabitans rarus DNA segment above includes these coding regions:
- a CDS encoding HAD family hydrolase; protein product: MVSEYDFWLLDLDGTLVDVEWSYTREVFDRVGDRLGVEFTDQQADVLWNGLTGSRDRQLEAWGIDPAAFWTAFHAEEDPMVRAEQTYLHDDAAFVGDLDVPVGLVTHCQQFLADPVLDHVGIRDWFDTTVCCTEETGWKPDPTPVERAMTDIGVGHNGHAGVLAGDGSCDVGAAWNAGLDAIHVERVGHERRGRCVLGDYRVTSFDELF
- a CDS encoding ABC transporter permease, which encodes MSLRRLVLRRIVAGVVAIWAVLSLVFAMFTMTRDYRLGSLLASASRGPDYDPEAVAEVREQYLAERGLDRPLHEQYVDWMTNMFTLQWGESYHTGAEAFPTVMRATLRTASYVIPALGLALLAGLLVGVAVATTDRTIGDRTTRGATYLTFGLPNFWIGVMVVAAIGTVFLRYEPAFSIRRDPPTIESYQLPFAYEYVLPTLLVTSTLLAGMVSYSRAYSLQYVSTDRAKQIRAKGGGRLAVARHVLRNAAIPLVSLAFAETLALLAIAVFVLEALFGIDGLGLLFYNAVWTRDLPVLMGGTMVIVATGVVGNVLQDLAYSVLDPRVDTGAR
- a CDS encoding ABC transporter permease; the protein is MTDTSPTDVSREPDVAEFERIDWERLDGPSRLLSAERIALVVGLFVLGAVYLAYRVRGNAYLVWRWNVGPADWLLLLSVVFLIAYGLVPLRRNRRTLRRLLGRLRARPLTALALVYLGVVLVVGFYGLVAFAAGELTDLTLDRFQPPFWSTVPYQVTRTDCAGYVADGWDLSRPCHGSLQYPLGTDRWGYDMIDLLIAGARPVVYLTVVTVGLIVPLATVVGLVAGYYGGTVDDLLMAYVDVQLSVPAIVVYLLAFMFVGNSMFLLLAAFGLLSWGGVARLVRSEALQRREEGFVLAARAVGAPSRYVLRRHLLPNVADTVVPAAAHLLAVLVLTEAGLSFLGFNPSFQSWGMTVAEGLFYLRPPTIVWWTSTFPALALATTVAAVKLAGDGLRDVLDPRWEP